Proteins found in one Miscanthus floridulus cultivar M001 chromosome 4, ASM1932011v1, whole genome shotgun sequence genomic segment:
- the LOC136551649 gene encoding transcription repressor OFP16-like produces the protein MEEEEEEEGEGRSAKAAECKKNVTRLHRSFLHLSRALGKLHSRRGHAMANGETSLSSSSSAATSFLSGCMHPRTHSFASGRRNRHKHDDDGSGDALAVNFRSLRVGLAASAAAVDGDEGGSSSAQDCYGDRGSEAADEPKAVVRGSGVAVATLSAAPYEDFRRSMREMVDAAAGSERGRSGAAAAVDWDFMDELLFCYLRLNDSAVHKDILRAFTDTVAAIRWRRRRAAKSRRTRRRRRRQPGAGGDGRGDCDGAEAVTSISS, from the coding sequence atggaggaggaggaggaggaggagggggagggcaGGAGCGCCAAGGCTGCGGAATGCAAGAAGAATGTGACGAGGCTCCACAGGTCATTCCTCCACCTGTCCAGAGCGCTCGGCAAGCTCCACAGCCGCCGGGGCCACGCAATGGCGAACGGCGAGACGTcgctgtcgtcgtcgtcctctgcTGCCACTTCGTTCCTCTCCGGGTGCATGCATCCCCGGACCCACTCCTTCGCCTCCGGCCGCCGTAACCGCCACAAGCACGACGACGACGGCAGCGGGGACGCCCTCGCCGTCAACTTCAGGTCCCTCCGGGTCGGCCTCGCCGCCTCGGCTGCCGCTGTCGACGGCGACGAGGGCGGCTCGTCGTCGGCGCAGGACTGTTACGGCGACCGCGGGAGCGAGGCGGCAGACGAGCCCAAGGCGGTGGTCCGTGGCTCCGGCGTGGCGGTGGCGACGCTCTCCGCGGCACCGTACGAGGACTTCCGGCGGTCCATGCGGGAGATGGTGGACGCCGCCGCGGGGAGCGAGAGGGGGAGgagcggcgccgcggcggcggtggaCTGGGACTTCATGGACGAGCTGCTCTTCTGCTATCTCCGCCTCAACGACAGCGCCGTGCACAAGGACATCCTACGCGCGTTCACCGACACGGTCGCCGCGATCCGGTGGCGCCGGCGGAGGGCGGCGAAGAGCAGGCGgacgcgtcggcggcggcggaggcagccAGGGGCGGGAGGAGACGGCCGCGGCGACTGTGACGGCGCGGAGGCGGTGACCTCGATCTCGTCGTGA